Proteins encoded by one window of Emticicia oligotrophica DSM 17448:
- a CDS encoding 1-phosphofructokinase family hexose kinase, with protein sequence MKIVTLTVNPAVDKSTKFSGLVAEQKIRCENPHFDAGGGGINVSKAIARLGGKSTAVFTAGGPTGNLLQDLLTKENIDFQTIKSQNWTRENFIAVDVLTNAQYRFGMPGAEILPEEANAILQKIEALKPEFLVASGSLSVGLGDDFYEKVAAVSRKIGSKLVIDTSGEPLKNAIDEGVFLLKPNVGELAKLVGEESLETDQVDEAAREIIAKGGCEIVVVSLGPQGAVLVTKDICEHIPAPSVQKKSTVGAGDSMVGGMVWALSTGKSLHEMLRWGVACGSAATMNEGTQLFKQADAQRLFEWLKKYK encoded by the coding sequence ATGAAAATAGTCACACTAACAGTCAATCCAGCAGTCGATAAGAGCACTAAGTTTTCAGGCTTAGTTGCCGAACAGAAAATTCGCTGCGAAAACCCACACTTCGATGCAGGTGGCGGCGGAATAAATGTATCAAAAGCCATTGCTCGTTTAGGTGGAAAATCAACGGCAGTTTTTACCGCTGGTGGCCCCACTGGCAACTTATTACAGGATTTATTGACTAAAGAAAATATTGATTTTCAAACAATTAAATCCCAAAATTGGACTCGTGAAAACTTTATTGCGGTAGATGTACTTACCAATGCCCAATATCGTTTCGGTATGCCTGGGGCGGAAATCCTACCAGAAGAAGCTAATGCCATCTTGCAAAAAATAGAAGCATTAAAACCAGAGTTTTTAGTTGCAAGTGGTAGTTTATCAGTGGGCTTAGGAGATGATTTTTACGAAAAAGTAGCGGCCGTTTCTAGAAAAATTGGCTCAAAGCTTGTCATTGATACTTCAGGTGAACCGCTCAAAAACGCCATTGATGAAGGTGTTTTTCTGCTAAAACCCAATGTGGGTGAACTAGCAAAATTAGTTGGAGAGGAAAGCCTCGAAACCGACCAAGTTGATGAAGCCGCCCGAGAAATCATCGCCAAAGGAGGCTGCGAAATTGTAGTAGTTTCACTTGGCCCACAAGGAGCAGTTTTAGTAACTAAAGATATTTGTGAACATATTCCAGCTCCATCAGTTCAGAAAAAAAGTACGGTAGGAGCTGGCGATAGTATGGTTGGAGGAATGGTTTGGGCTTTATCTACGGGAAAAAGTCTGCACGAAATGCTTCGTTGGGGAGTTGCATGTGGTTCGGCAGCAACCATGAACGAAGGTACACAATTATTCAAACAAGCCGATGCTCAAAGATTATTTGAGTGGCTAAAAAAATATAAATAA
- the xerD gene encoding site-specific tyrosine recombinase XerD, whose product MQNWSIYIQHFKDFLRLERALSENSIEAYIRDVEKLSQFSELLAHQPSPENINERDVMDFLEYLNEIGLTATSQARMLSGIKAFYKYLAIENLIQNDPTQLIESPKIGRKLPDTLSFPEIERMLDVIDLSSPEGPRNRAILEVLYSCGMRVSELIELKITNCYFDIGFVRVFGKGRKVRLIPIGRDAVKYTNIYLENIRNHQDIDPESEDIVFLNRRGKKLTRVMIFLIIKNLAEQAGIQKNISPHTFRHSFATHLIEGGADLRAVQEMLGHESITTTEVYTHLDRVFLSETMRSFHPREYKYAMNKR is encoded by the coding sequence GTGCAAAATTGGTCGATTTACATACAACATTTCAAAGATTTTCTTCGCTTAGAACGAGCTTTATCAGAAAACTCTATCGAAGCATATATCAGAGACGTTGAAAAACTAAGCCAATTTTCTGAACTTTTAGCCCACCAACCATCACCCGAAAACATCAACGAACGTGATGTGATGGATTTCTTAGAGTACCTCAATGAAATAGGGCTGACAGCTACTTCTCAAGCAAGAATGCTTTCGGGTATTAAAGCTTTTTATAAATATTTAGCCATCGAAAATTTGATTCAAAACGACCCGACCCAACTCATCGAGTCGCCTAAAATCGGCAGAAAACTTCCAGACACACTATCATTCCCTGAAATCGAACGAATGCTTGATGTTATTGACCTTTCATCACCTGAAGGGCCTCGAAATCGTGCTATTTTAGAGGTTTTATATAGTTGTGGAATGCGGGTTTCTGAACTAATTGAATTAAAAATCACTAATTGTTACTTCGATATTGGTTTCGTGCGAGTATTTGGTAAAGGACGAAAAGTTAGGTTAATTCCAATTGGTAGAGACGCAGTAAAGTACACGAATATTTACTTAGAAAATATTAGAAACCATCAAGATATTGACCCCGAATCAGAAGATATTGTATTTCTTAATCGACGTGGGAAAAAGCTTACAAGGGTAATGATTTTTCTGATTATCAAGAATTTAGCAGAGCAAGCGGGTATTCAAAAAAATATTTCACCCCATACTTTTCGACATTCTTTTGCCACGCATCTCATTGAGGGCGGAGCAGACCTTCGAGCCGTACAAGAAATGCTTGGTCACGAATCAATAACCACTACGGAGGTTTATACCCACCTCGACCGAGTATTTTTATCTGAAACTATGAGAAGTTTTCATCCAAGAGAATATAAATATGCAATGAACAAACGATAA
- the aroQ gene encoding type II 3-dehydroquinate dehydratase: MSKNIIIINGPNLNLLGKREPHIYGSLTFEAYFEELQAMFLEHTLHYFQSNHEGAIIDKIHEVGYGETEYSGIVINAGAYTHTSVAIADALSAVKTPAVEVHISNIHTREAFRHHSYLTRVCKGMITGLGMKGYEFGVRYFL, translated from the coding sequence ATGTCGAAAAATATCATCATCATTAATGGGCCAAACCTTAATCTTTTAGGGAAGCGTGAGCCGCATATCTATGGAAGCCTTACGTTTGAGGCTTATTTTGAGGAATTACAGGCAATGTTTCTGGAGCATACACTTCATTATTTTCAGTCGAACCACGAAGGTGCTATCATTGATAAAATCCATGAAGTAGGTTATGGTGAAACCGAATACTCAGGAATCGTGATAAATGCAGGTGCATATACGCATACTTCGGTGGCTATTGCCGATGCTCTTTCAGCAGTAAAAACCCCAGCAGTAGAGGTACATATTTCAAATATTCACACCCGTGAGGCTTTTCGTCATCATTCATATCTCACCCGTGTTTGCAAAGGCATGATTACGGGTTTAGGTATGAAAGGGTATGAATTTGGGGTGAGGTATTTTTTATAA
- a CDS encoding efflux RND transporter periplasmic adaptor subunit has product MRTILTIVAVVAVLVLGKIFFFKKPEEKGMGGGPGGAPSAGKGGEKGKDGKDGKPAGPPVSVNVFVVNSETLDNVVTASGTIYPNEEVELRAEASGRITALSIKEGSRVAAGQIIAKIKDTDLQAQLKKLNYEIELAKQTEARQKKLLDINAISKEEYEITANKINTLNADKELIEANLEKTVLKAPFAGKIGLKNVSQGAYVTPTTSLATLVQTNPVKIDFSIPEKYSTQMRVGRGVKFEVEGQSETYTANVVAIDPKIDPNLRTLKLRAIAKNPADRLLPGMFVRVSVDLDITQAIMIPTEAVVPVLKGKKVYVVRDGKANEVMIETGLRTDKKIQVTSGLSAGDSLIVTGIMALKKDSPVKIKSPQK; this is encoded by the coding sequence ATGCGTACGATTCTGACTATTGTTGCTGTTGTTGCAGTCTTAGTACTTGGTAAAATATTCTTTTTTAAAAAACCTGAAGAAAAAGGCATGGGAGGTGGTCCTGGTGGAGCTCCTTCGGCTGGAAAAGGTGGCGAAAAAGGGAAAGATGGAAAAGACGGAAAACCAGCAGGCCCACCGGTTTCTGTAAATGTATTTGTAGTAAATTCTGAAACCCTTGATAATGTTGTTACTGCCTCAGGTACAATCTATCCAAACGAAGAAGTTGAACTAAGAGCCGAAGCATCTGGTCGAATCACAGCTTTGAGCATTAAAGAAGGTAGTCGAGTGGCTGCTGGGCAAATCATTGCCAAAATTAAAGATACCGACTTACAAGCTCAGTTAAAAAAACTTAACTATGAAATTGAATTGGCGAAACAAACAGAAGCTCGCCAAAAGAAATTGTTGGATATCAATGCTATCAGCAAAGAAGAGTACGAAATTACGGCCAATAAGATTAATACTTTAAATGCCGATAAAGAACTCATCGAAGCAAACCTTGAGAAAACAGTTCTGAAAGCTCCTTTTGCAGGAAAAATTGGTTTGAAAAACGTGAGTCAAGGTGCTTATGTAACGCCTACTACTAGCCTTGCTACATTGGTACAGACTAATCCTGTGAAAATCGACTTCTCGATTCCAGAAAAATATTCAACACAAATGCGTGTGGGTAGAGGTGTAAAATTTGAAGTAGAAGGGCAATCAGAAACCTATACGGCTAATGTAGTGGCGATTGACCCTAAAATCGACCCAAATCTTCGTACGCTTAAATTACGAGCTATTGCTAAAAACCCTGCTGATAGATTATTGCCGGGTATGTTCGTACGTGTCTCGGTTGACCTTGATATTACTCAAGCAATCATGATTCCTACTGAAGCGGTTGTGCCTGTTTTGAAAGGGAAAAAAGTTTATGTAGTTCGTGATGGCAAAGCAAACGAAGTAATGATTGAAACGGGCCTACGCACAGATAAAAAAATACAAGTTACCAGTGGCCTTTCGGCTGGCGATTCACTTATCGTGACAGGTATCATGGCATTGAAAAAAGATTCACCTGTTAAGATTAAGAGTCCACAGAAGTAA
- a CDS encoding efflux RND transporter permease subunit, with protein MSISTISIKRPVLAIVMNLLIILFGAIGYTFLGVREYPSIDPPVVTVRTNYVGANADIIESQITEPLEKSLNAIEGIKSINSSSNNGSSQITIEFEIGVDMETAANDVRDKVSSSVRQLPQDIDGPPTVFKADANSDPIMSMMLQSDIRNHMEISDYAENVIAQRLQTIQGISQVMIWGQKRFSMRLWMDPNKLASQNVTTQDVKQALDRENVELPSGKLAGDNTELTVKTVGRFKNEEDFNNLIIKTVGEKIIRFKDIGEAVLGSENEETVMRINGAPSIGLAIVPQPGANYLEISAQVRKRLAEIKKELPKDYRMELMSDTTTFIQRSVEEVGETLLIAIGLVVIIIFLFFRDWIIAVRPLIDIPVSLVGTFFLMYLFGFSVNVLTLLAIVLATGLVVDDGIVVTENIYKKIEEGMSPIEAAIKGSNEIMFAVLSTSITLSSVFLPVIFMEGFVGRLFREFGIVLASAVLISAFVSLTLTPMLNAYLVRKNQKHSRFYEMTEPFFERVIGGYKERLTSFMNIRWVAIPLILFTFAMTWYFGKDLQQELAPLDDRSAMRLQITAPEGASFEFTDNYIQKLGRTVRDSVPEATSIVTMTAPGFTGSGAANTGFTRLVLTDPKDRKRTQMQIADQIGRITKRMPDARAFVLQQETISLDKRGGLPVQYVIQAPDFEKLRQYVPKFMEEVAKEPTFMVSDLNLKFNKPELEVSIDREKAKSMGVSVADVAQSMQLAFAGQRFGYFTMNGRQYQVIGQFDRANRDEPLDLKNTYVKNNRGEIIQLDNIVKINEESSPPQLYHFNRYMSATVSAGLAPGKTIGDGIKAMDKIRDKLNDDVIRTALAGSSRDFAESSSNTLYMFLLALVLVYLILAAQFESFVDPFIIMLTVPLAVAGAVFSLWYFNQTLNIFSQIGMIMLIGLVTKNGILIVEFANQLREKGMEIREAAIEAASMRFRPILMTSLATVLGAAPIAFALGSAGKSRMAMGIVIMGGLLFSLVLTLYVIPAIYTFLSRNKNFERMKQIEDIAHEAELA; from the coding sequence ATGTCTATCTCAACCATTTCAATCAAACGTCCGGTATTAGCCATTGTGATGAACTTGCTCATCATTTTGTTCGGTGCAATTGGCTATACTTTCTTGGGTGTACGCGAGTATCCATCCATAGACCCGCCTGTGGTAACGGTTCGCACCAATTATGTTGGTGCCAATGCCGATATTATTGAGTCGCAGATTACTGAGCCACTCGAAAAATCATTGAATGCCATCGAAGGTATCAAGTCAATCAACTCTTCATCAAACAATGGTTCGAGCCAAATTACAATTGAGTTTGAGATTGGTGTTGATATGGAGACGGCTGCCAACGACGTTCGTGATAAAGTATCGAGCTCTGTTCGTCAACTCCCACAAGATATTGATGGCCCTCCAACGGTGTTTAAAGCTGATGCCAACTCAGACCCTATCATGAGTATGATGTTGCAATCGGATATCAGAAACCACATGGAGATTAGCGATTATGCAGAGAACGTAATAGCACAACGCCTACAGACCATTCAGGGAATCAGTCAAGTGATGATTTGGGGGCAAAAAAGATTCTCGATGAGGCTTTGGATGGACCCAAATAAATTAGCTTCACAGAATGTTACTACACAAGATGTAAAACAAGCACTTGACCGTGAGAACGTAGAACTTCCAAGTGGTAAGTTGGCTGGAGATAATACAGAACTTACTGTGAAAACAGTGGGTAGATTTAAGAACGAAGAAGATTTTAATAACTTGATTATCAAGACGGTAGGAGAGAAAATTATTCGTTTTAAAGATATTGGTGAGGCAGTTTTAGGTTCAGAAAACGAAGAAACTGTTATGCGTATCAATGGTGCTCCTTCTATTGGTTTAGCCATTGTACCTCAGCCGGGTGCTAATTACTTAGAAATTTCGGCACAAGTAAGAAAACGTTTGGCTGAAATTAAGAAGGAATTACCGAAAGACTATCGCATGGAGTTGATGTCAGATACGACAACATTTATCCAACGCTCGGTAGAAGAAGTAGGGGAAACACTTTTGATTGCTATTGGATTGGTTGTAATCATTATTTTCTTGTTCTTCCGCGATTGGATTATTGCGGTTCGTCCGTTGATTGATATTCCAGTATCTTTGGTTGGTACATTCTTCTTAATGTATTTGTTTGGTTTCTCCGTAAACGTATTAACACTTTTGGCTATCGTTTTAGCTACGGGTCTCGTAGTTGATGATGGTATTGTTGTTACTGAAAATATTTACAAGAAAATAGAGGAGGGCATGAGCCCAATTGAAGCAGCCATTAAAGGTTCAAACGAAATTATGTTTGCCGTACTTTCTACTTCAATTACTCTATCATCAGTATTTTTACCAGTAATTTTCATGGAAGGTTTTGTTGGTCGATTATTCCGTGAATTCGGTATTGTATTAGCCTCTGCTGTTTTAATTTCTGCATTCGTTTCATTGACTTTAACACCAATGTTGAATGCTTACTTAGTACGTAAAAACCAGAAGCATAGTCGTTTCTACGAAATGACCGAGCCATTCTTTGAAAGAGTAATCGGTGGCTATAAAGAGCGTTTGACGAGCTTTATGAATATTAGATGGGTAGCAATTCCATTGATTTTATTTACGTTTGCCATGACTTGGTATTTCGGAAAAGATCTTCAACAAGAATTAGCTCCGCTTGATGACCGTAGTGCGATGCGTTTACAGATTACAGCTCCAGAAGGTGCTTCATTCGAATTTACCGACAATTATATCCAAAAATTAGGTAGAACAGTCAGAGATTCTGTTCCAGAGGCTACTTCAATCGTAACCATGACAGCTCCAGGCTTCACAGGTTCTGGTGCAGCAAATACAGGTTTTACTCGTTTGGTATTAACTGACCCTAAAGACAGAAAACGCACTCAGATGCAAATAGCAGATCAGATTGGTAGAATTACCAAGAGAATGCCTGATGCAAGAGCCTTTGTATTACAGCAAGAAACTATTTCATTAGATAAAAGAGGTGGTTTACCTGTACAATATGTAATTCAGGCCCCAGATTTCGAAAAACTTCGTCAGTATGTGCCTAAATTCATGGAAGAAGTTGCAAAAGAACCAACTTTCATGGTTTCTGACCTTAACTTGAAATTTAATAAACCAGAGCTTGAAGTTAGTATCGACCGCGAAAAAGCTAAAAGTATGGGTGTTTCGGTGGCCGATGTTGCTCAATCAATGCAGTTGGCATTTGCTGGTCAACGTTTTGGCTATTTCACAATGAATGGTCGTCAATACCAAGTAATTGGTCAGTTCGACCGTGCTAATCGTGATGAACCACTCGATTTGAAAAATACTTACGTTAAAAATAATCGTGGAGAAATTATTCAGCTTGATAATATTGTGAAGATTAACGAAGAGAGTAGCCCTCCGCAACTTTACCATTTTAATCGTTATATGAGTGCTACTGTTTCGGCAGGTTTAGCTCCTGGTAAGACGATTGGTGATGGTATCAAGGCGATGGATAAAATCAGAGATAAGCTGAATGATGATGTAATTCGTACGGCCTTGGCAGGTTCTTCAAGAGATTTTGCCGAAAGTTCATCGAATACTCTTTACATGTTCCTTTTAGCTTTAGTTTTGGTTTACTTGATTTTAGCTGCCCAATTCGAAAGTTTCGTTGACCCATTCATTATCATGCTTACGGTACCATTGGCGGTTGCAGGTGCGGTATTCTCATTGTGGTATTTCAACCAAACACTCAATATCTTTAGTCAGATTGGAATGATTATGTTGATTGGTTTGGTTACTAAGAATGGTATCTTGATTGTGGAATTTGCCAACCAGCTACGTGAAAAAGGTATGGAAATCAGAGAAGCTGCAATTGAGGCGGCATCTATGCGTTTCCGTCCGATTTTGATGACCAGTTTGGCTACTGTTTTAGGAGCTGCTCCGATTGCCTTTGCTTTGGGTTCGGCAGGTAAAAGCCGTATGGCAATGGGTATCGTAATTATGGGTGGTCTATTGTTCTCATTGGTACTTACGCTCTATGTAATTCCTGCGATTTATACCTTCTTGTCACGCAACAAGAATTTCGAGCGAATGAAACAAATTGAAGATATTGCCCACGAAGCTGAATTAGCGTAA
- a CDS encoding TolC family protein, whose product MKKIFFLIFLLPAVLHAQEILTLENAVGAALEKSYDIKVAQMQQEVVNLQVFKGNAGMLPRVDLNGNIGTAFNEVNQKLSNGSEINRFGRSLAPTTNVAMTWTLYDGKRMYATFDRLKGQGQLSQIQTRQMMENTVVSVMQAYYEVMRQKQTVSFLQTIIKYYEERLAITQQRWEFGKGSKLDYLQSKTELNNQVTQLVQAKNSLRNAKVALNNLMVRSADQDFDVQEVVGIMFDPTTEQLKNQARAANKSLQAIRKTTDISLITQKEVAANKLPRVSLNSSFGYSLSKTNAGLFLYNQNVGLNVGLVASWNIFNGEITRRQIQTSKINTEILRKQEEDTWVQLEGDLMRAYNQYQTDKELLKLEEENNEVAEENLKISLEKFKLGGSTILELNEAQRSLNTSLNRLTNARYNIKISELQVMRLSGELVK is encoded by the coding sequence ATGAAAAAAATCTTTTTCCTTATATTTTTATTGCCTGCTGTTTTACATGCTCAAGAAATACTTACGCTTGAAAATGCCGTTGGTGCTGCCCTTGAAAAAAGCTATGATATAAAAGTGGCTCAAATGCAACAAGAAGTGGTTAATCTTCAAGTATTTAAAGGAAATGCAGGGATGTTACCAAGAGTAGATTTGAATGGCAATATTGGTACTGCCTTCAATGAAGTAAACCAGAAACTGTCAAACGGAAGTGAAATTAACCGTTTTGGTAGAAGCCTTGCCCCAACCACCAATGTTGCCATGACTTGGACTTTGTATGATGGAAAAAGAATGTATGCCACTTTCGACCGACTGAAAGGTCAAGGACAATTGAGCCAGATACAAACTCGCCAAATGATGGAAAATACAGTAGTAAGTGTAATGCAAGCTTATTACGAAGTGATGCGTCAGAAACAGACAGTGTCGTTCTTACAAACAATTATTAAATATTACGAAGAGCGTTTGGCAATTACTCAGCAACGTTGGGAATTTGGTAAAGGCTCAAAATTAGATTATCTCCAGTCAAAAACTGAACTTAATAATCAAGTCACACAGTTAGTTCAAGCTAAAAACTCCTTGAGAAATGCAAAGGTTGCTCTCAATAATTTGATGGTAAGATCTGCTGACCAAGATTTTGATGTGCAAGAAGTTGTAGGAATTATGTTTGACCCAACAACAGAGCAATTGAAAAATCAAGCCCGTGCAGCCAATAAAAGCTTGCAAGCGATTCGTAAAACGACAGATATTAGCTTGATTACGCAGAAAGAAGTAGCTGCTAATAAACTTCCACGTGTGAGCCTCAACTCATCGTTTGGTTATTCTCTAAGTAAAACTAATGCGGGTTTATTTTTATACAACCAAAACGTTGGTTTGAACGTTGGTTTGGTAGCAAGCTGGAATATCTTCAATGGAGAAATTACTCGTCGCCAAATCCAAACTTCTAAGATAAATACCGAAATATTGCGTAAGCAAGAAGAAGATACTTGGGTACAATTAGAGGGCGATTTAATGCGTGCCTATAATCAATACCAGACAGATAAAGAACTCTTAAAATTAGAAGAAGAAAACAATGAAGTAGCAGAGGAAAACTTGAAGATTTCGTTGGAGAAATTCAAATTAGGAGGTTCGACAATCTTAGAGTTAAATGAAGCACAACGTAGTTTGAATACTTCGTTAAACCGCCTCACCAATGCTCGTTACAATATCAAAATCTCTGAACTCCAAGTAATGCGTCTAAGCGGGGAGTTAGTGAAATAA